Proteins encoded within one genomic window of Halomonas sp. YLGW01:
- the tatC gene encoding twin-arginine translocase subunit TatC, translating to MSATPDPQDSVHSRAQGQTDAFQSGQQGGQKSGQKSGQKSGHDAHQAPLIEHLIELRSRLMRAVLVILAIFLSLYAFSNDIYTFIAQPLMALLPEGSQMIATEVASPFLAPFKLTLVVAVFIAVPFVLHQAWAFIAPGLYDNEKRLAVPLLASSVMLFYGGAAFAYYVVFPLLFEFFTQTGPAEVAVMTDINQYLNFVLKLFFAFGIAFEIPIATFLLIFSGATTVESLSKKRPYVVLGCFVIGMLMTPPDVISQSLLAVPMYLLYEVGILFGRLVKRQPRPADDGDA from the coding sequence ATGAGCGCCACTCCCGACCCGCAGGACTCCGTGCACAGCAGGGCGCAGGGCCAGACCGATGCTTTCCAGAGCGGTCAGCAGGGCGGCCAGAAGAGCGGCCAGAAGAGCGGCCAGAAGAGCGGCCATGATGCGCACCAGGCTCCCCTGATCGAGCACCTGATCGAGCTGCGCTCGCGCCTGATGCGCGCGGTGCTGGTGATCCTGGCGATCTTCCTCTCGCTCTACGCCTTCTCCAACGATATCTACACCTTCATCGCCCAGCCGCTGATGGCGCTGCTGCCGGAAGGCTCGCAGATGATCGCCACCGAGGTCGCGTCGCCCTTCCTGGCGCCCTTCAAGCTGACGCTGGTGGTGGCGGTGTTCATCGCCGTGCCCTTCGTGCTGCACCAGGCCTGGGCCTTCATCGCGCCCGGTCTCTACGACAACGAGAAGCGTCTCGCCGTGCCGCTGCTGGCGTCGAGCGTCATGCTCTTCTATGGCGGCGCGGCCTTCGCCTATTACGTGGTCTTCCCGCTGCTGTTCGAGTTCTTCACCCAGACCGGCCCCGCCGAGGTCGCGGTGATGACCGACATCAACCAGTACCTGAACTTCGTGCTCAAGCTGTTCTTCGCCTTCGGCATCGCCTTCGAGATCCCCATCGCCACCTTCCTGCTGATCTTCTCAGGCGCCACCACGGTGGAGAGCCTGTCGAAGAAGCGCCCCTATGTGGTGCTGGGCTGCTTCGTGATCGGCATGCTGATGACCCCGCCGGACGTGATCTCCCAGAGCCTGCTCGCCGTGCCGATGTACCTGCTCTACGAGGTCGGCATCCTGTTCGGGCGCCTGGTCAAGCGCCAGCCTCGCCCGGCGGACGACGGCGACGCCTGA
- the tatB gene encoding Sec-independent protein translocase protein TatB codes for MFDIGFLELLIIGVVGLLVLGPERLPRAARTAGLWIGKIKRTVSGMQRDISAQLEAEELRQKLDEQQKKLDASLNQVKQDVERYAEPDHTETDRASGQPADDRARLDAALAQRRDEASAASEAHREASAASDKDQSPR; via the coding sequence ATGTTCGATATCGGTTTCCTCGAACTGCTGATCATCGGCGTGGTCGGCCTGCTGGTGCTCGGCCCCGAGCGCCTGCCCAGGGCAGCGCGCACTGCGGGACTGTGGATCGGCAAGATCAAGCGCACGGTCTCGGGCATGCAGCGGGACATCTCCGCTCAGCTCGAGGCCGAGGAGCTTCGTCAGAAGCTCGACGAGCAGCAGAAGAAGCTCGACGCCAGCCTCAATCAGGTCAAGCAGGACGTCGAGCGCTATGCCGAACCTGACCATACCGAAACGGATAGGGCCAGCGGCCAGCCAGCCGATGACCGGGCGCGCCTGGACGCCGCTCTGGCTCAGCGCCGCGACGAGGCCTCGGCGGCATCAGAGGCCCACCGCGAGGCGTCCGCGGCCAGCGACAAGGACCAAAGCCCCCGATGA
- the tatA gene encoding Sec-independent protein translocase subunit TatA, giving the protein MLGGISIWQLLIVLGIIILVFGTKKLRNVGGDLGGAVKGFKKAMNDGEKAENDKEEDAAQQRVAHDETGKTYDVKAETKTQEPDERK; this is encoded by the coding sequence ATGTTAGGTGGCATCAGTATCTGGCAACTCTTGATCGTGCTGGGCATCATCATCCTGGTCTTCGGCACCAAGAAGCTGCGCAACGTCGGCGGCGACCTGGGCGGCGCCGTGAAGGGCTTCAAGAAGGCCATGAACGACGGCGAGAAGGCCGAAAACGACAAGGAAGAGGATGCGGCCCAGCAGCGTGTCGCTCACGACGAGACCGGCAAGACCTACGACGTCAAAGCCGAGACCAAGACGCAGGAACCGGACGAGCGCAAGTAA
- the ppk1 gene encoding polyphosphate kinase 1, translating into MEDSRTPDAGSPLPETPFEETGLAETPPLRVNRTRTGIQAKVVPDPEADLSDPRLYFNRELSHLQFNIRVLEQALDPSHPLLNRVMFLLIFSSNMDEFFEIRVAGLKHQLALGNDDTGADGRLPRSILDEIAQLAHAQVERQYQILNEQLIPSLEDKGLRFRRRGDWSEAQVEWVRDYFEEEIVPVISPIGLDPSHPFPRLVNKSLNFIVELEGKDAFGREGGLAILPAPRSLPRVIALPEGLCAEGFSEYVFLSSMIHAHAQEVFPGMQVRGCYQFRLTRNADLAVDPEEVSDLATALRGELLARRYGSGVRLEVADNCPDDLADFLLKQFELEEADLYRVNGPVNLTRMMAVLGDIDRPELGYRPFTPGLPKPLNKAGSLFDAIRDQDILLHHPFQSFKPIEDLLAEAARDPAVLAIKQTLYRTGADSPVVSALVEAARNGKEVTVVIELRARFDEADNLTLASRLQEAGAIVIYGVMAYKTHAKMIHIVRREKGDLRYYAHLGTGNYHSKTAKLYTDYSLLTANPTLCEDVHKVFQQLSGMGQARKIETLLHAPFTLHPKMVEMIDREAKFAEKGKRSHLIIKCNSLTEPQLIRALYRASQAGVECDLIIRGMCCLRPGIPGISDNIRVRSVIGRFLEHTRVFYFHNGGKPEVWGSSADFMARNMFHRVETCFPFLDKKIAARVRKDLETYLVDNCQSWLLQSDGSYIKQEVGDSAPISVQETLLYAYATKA; encoded by the coding sequence ATGGAAGACTCTCGCACCCCAGACGCCGGCAGCCCGCTGCCGGAGACGCCCTTCGAGGAGACCGGCCTCGCCGAGACGCCACCGCTGCGGGTCAACCGCACCCGCACCGGTATCCAGGCGAAGGTGGTGCCGGATCCCGAAGCCGATCTCAGCGATCCGCGCCTCTACTTCAATCGCGAGCTGTCGCACCTGCAGTTCAATATCCGGGTGCTCGAACAGGCTCTCGATCCCTCCCACCCGCTGCTCAACCGGGTGATGTTCCTGCTGATTTTCTCGTCCAACATGGACGAGTTCTTCGAGATTCGGGTCGCCGGGCTCAAGCACCAGCTGGCGCTGGGCAACGACGATACCGGTGCCGACGGTCGCCTGCCCCGCTCGATTCTCGACGAGATCGCCCAGCTCGCTCACGCCCAGGTAGAGCGCCAGTATCAGATCCTCAACGAGCAACTGATCCCGTCACTGGAGGACAAGGGCCTGCGGTTTCGACGCCGCGGCGACTGGAGCGAGGCTCAGGTGGAATGGGTCAGGGACTACTTCGAGGAGGAGATCGTGCCGGTGATCAGCCCCATCGGCCTGGATCCCTCCCACCCCTTCCCGCGGCTGGTCAACAAGAGCCTCAACTTCATCGTCGAGCTGGAGGGCAAGGATGCCTTCGGTCGCGAGGGGGGCCTCGCCATCCTGCCGGCTCCGCGCTCGCTGCCGCGGGTGATCGCCCTGCCGGAAGGGCTCTGCGCGGAGGGCTTCAGCGAGTACGTCTTCCTGTCCTCGATGATCCATGCCCATGCCCAGGAGGTCTTCCCGGGGATGCAGGTGCGGGGCTGCTACCAGTTCCGCCTGACCCGCAACGCCGATCTCGCCGTCGACCCGGAGGAGGTCTCCGACCTGGCCACGGCGCTGCGCGGCGAGCTGCTGGCTCGGCGCTACGGCAGCGGCGTGCGCCTGGAGGTCGCCGACAACTGTCCCGATGACCTGGCCGACTTCCTGCTCAAGCAGTTCGAGCTCGAGGAAGCCGACCTGTACCGGGTCAATGGCCCGGTCAACCTGACCCGCATGATGGCGGTGCTCGGTGACATCGACCGCCCCGAGCTTGGCTATCGGCCCTTTACGCCGGGCCTGCCCAAGCCCCTCAATAAGGCCGGCAGCCTGTTCGATGCCATTCGCGATCAGGACATCCTGCTCCACCACCCCTTCCAGTCATTCAAGCCGATCGAAGACCTGCTGGCCGAGGCCGCCCGGGACCCGGCGGTACTGGCCATCAAGCAGACCCTGTACCGCACCGGCGCCGACTCGCCGGTCGTCAGCGCCCTGGTCGAGGCGGCGCGCAACGGCAAGGAAGTCACGGTAGTGATCGAGCTACGCGCCCGCTTCGACGAGGCCGACAACCTGACCCTGGCGTCGAGGCTGCAGGAGGCCGGCGCCATCGTCATCTACGGCGTGATGGCCTACAAGACTCACGCCAAGATGATCCACATCGTGCGCCGCGAGAAGGGCGACCTGCGCTACTACGCGCACCTGGGCACCGGCAATTATCACTCAAAGACCGCCAAGCTCTATACCGACTACAGCCTGCTGACGGCCAATCCGACCCTCTGCGAGGACGTGCACAAGGTCTTCCAGCAGCTCTCCGGCATGGGCCAGGCGCGCAAGATCGAGACCCTGCTGCACGCGCCCTTCACGCTGCACCCGAAGATGGTGGAGATGATCGACCGGGAGGCCAAGTTCGCCGAAAAGGGCAAACGCAGCCACCTGATCATCAAGTGCAACTCGCTGACCGAGCCGCAGCTGATCCGTGCGCTCTACCGCGCCTCCCAGGCCGGCGTCGAATGCGACCTGATCATCCGCGGCATGTGCTGCCTGCGCCCCGGCATTCCCGGCATCTCCGACAATATCCGCGTGCGTTCGGTGATCGGCCGCTTCCTCGAGCACACCCGGGTGTTCTATTTCCACAACGGCGGCAAGCCCGAAGTGTGGGGCTCGAGCGCCGATTTCATGGCCCGCAACATGTTCCACCGGGTCGAGACCTGCTTCCCGTTCCTCGACAAGAAGATCGCCGCCCGGGTACGCAAGGATCTGGAGACCTACCTGGTCGACAACTGCCAGAGTTGGCTGCTGCAATCCGATGGCAGCTACATCAAGCAGGAAGTCGGCGACAGTGCCCCGATCAGCGTGCAGGAGACGCTGCTCTACGCCTACGCCACCAAGGCCTGA
- the hemB gene encoding porphobilinogen synthase yields MSFTTPRQYPGTRLRRMRKDEFSRRLMRENTLTPADLIWPVFVLEGSNRREAVPSMPGVDRLSIDLLIEEAREAEALGIPALALFPVIDAELKSELAEEAYNAGGLVQRCVRELKAACPALGIITDVALDPYTSHGQDGILDEAGYVQNDRTVEVLLKQALSHAEAGADVVAPSDMMDGRIGEIRQVLEQESLHNTRIMAYSAKYASRYYGPFRDAVGSAGNLGRADKSTYQMDPANSDEALHEVALDLAEGADMVMIKPGMPYLDVVRRVKDELRVPTYAYQVSGEYAMHMAAFEQGWLEDDRVILESLMCFKRAGADGILTYFAKRAARLLA; encoded by the coding sequence TTGAGTTTCACGACCCCTCGCCAGTACCCCGGCACCCGCCTGCGTCGCATGCGCAAGGATGAATTCTCGCGCCGCCTGATGCGCGAGAACACCCTGACTCCGGCCGACCTGATCTGGCCGGTGTTCGTGCTCGAGGGCAGCAACCGCCGCGAGGCCGTGCCCTCGATGCCCGGCGTCGATCGCCTGTCGATCGACCTGCTGATCGAGGAGGCCCGCGAGGCCGAGGCCCTGGGCATTCCTGCGCTGGCGCTGTTCCCGGTGATCGACGCAGAGCTCAAGAGCGAGCTGGCCGAGGAGGCCTACAACGCCGGCGGCCTGGTACAGCGCTGCGTGCGGGAGCTCAAGGCGGCCTGCCCGGCGCTCGGCATCATCACCGACGTGGCGCTGGACCCCTACACCAGTCACGGCCAGGACGGCATCCTGGACGAGGCCGGCTACGTGCAGAATGACCGCACCGTCGAGGTCCTGCTCAAGCAGGCCCTGTCCCATGCCGAGGCCGGCGCCGACGTGGTGGCGCCCTCGGACATGATGGACGGGCGGATCGGCGAGATCCGTCAGGTGCTCGAGCAGGAGTCGCTGCACAACACCCGCATCATGGCCTACAGCGCCAAGTATGCCTCGCGCTATTACGGCCCCTTCCGCGATGCGGTGGGCTCGGCGGGTAATCTCGGCCGCGCCGACAAGAGCACCTATCAGATGGATCCGGCCAATAGCGACGAGGCCCTCCACGAGGTGGCGCTGGATCTAGCCGAGGGTGCCGACATGGTGATGATCAAGCCCGGCATGCCCTATCTGGACGTGGTCCGGCGGGTCAAGGACGAGCTACGGGTGCCGACCTACGCCTACCAGGTCAGCGGCGAGTACGCCATGCACATGGCGGCCTTCGAACAGGGCTGGCTAGAAGATGATAGGGTGATTCTTGAATCGCTGATGTGCTTCAAGCGCGCCGGCGCCGACGGCATCCTGACCTACTTCGCCAAACGCGCGGCTCGGCTGCTCGCATAA